The following are from one region of the Corylus avellana chromosome ca1, CavTom2PMs-1.0 genome:
- the LOC132177152 gene encoding uncharacterized protein LOC132177152: MPAAVTAEMKAKAEVYYGDEICREKFMLLLSEMGFPDGLLILKDIEECGYVKEIGFVWLKHKQKREFRFYNVVVCYDTEVTAYFEPKKIKNLTGVKAKEFLIWITLSEIYVKEKDPPARWITFKTPAGLSKSFPVSVFVGGAID; encoded by the coding sequence ATGCCTGCAGCGGTAACAGCAGAGATGAAGGCCAAAGCAGAGGTTTATTACGGGGATGAAATCTGTAGAGAGAAGTTCATGTTGTTGCTGTCGGAAATGGGCTTCCCGGATGGGCTTCTAATCTTAAAAGACATCGAGGAATGCGGGTACGTGAAAGAGATCGGCTTTGTTTGGCTTAAACACAAGCAGAAGAGAGAGTTCAGGTTTTACAACGTTGTTGTCTGCTACGACACAGAAGTCACGGCGTATTTCGAGCCCAAGAAGATCAAGAACCTGACAGGTGTCAAAGCCAAGGAGTTCTTGATTTGGATTACCCTGAGTGAGATTTATGTGAAGGAGAAGGACCCTCCAGCACGGTGGATTACCTTTAAGACACCAGCAGGGTTGTCCAAGTCTTTTCCAGTATCGGTGTTCGTTGGAGGAGCCATTGATTGA